In Paraburkholderia phenazinium, the following are encoded in one genomic region:
- a CDS encoding GtrA family protein, with protein MNSPASSSAARPAGGLTASRSRLVFWYAVFAAISMASNLGSQKLAYLVYQAAFAVPLSVCVGTGAGLVVKYLLDKAWIFRYEHRSVAHGARTFALYVLMGLGTTFVFWAVEFAASAVFHTENARLAGGALGLAIGYVAKYHLDKRFVFA; from the coding sequence GTGAACAGTCCCGCCTCGAGTTCCGCTGCCCGTCCTGCCGGCGGATTGACCGCGAGCCGCTCGCGCCTCGTCTTCTGGTATGCCGTGTTCGCGGCGATCTCGATGGCCTCGAACCTGGGCAGTCAGAAGCTCGCCTACCTCGTGTACCAGGCGGCGTTTGCCGTGCCGCTGTCGGTATGCGTCGGCACAGGCGCCGGACTTGTCGTCAAGTATCTGCTCGACAAGGCATGGATCTTTCGCTACGAGCATCGCAGCGTCGCGCACGGCGCGCGCACCTTTGCGCTCTACGTCCTGATGGGGCTCGGTACGACCTTCGTGTTCTGGGCGGTGGAGTTCGCAGCAAGCGCAGTTTTTCATACGGAGAACGCACGACTTGCCGGCGGCGCGTTGGGGCTCGCCATCGGCTACGTCGCGAAGTATCACCTCGACAAACGATTTGTTTTTGCGTAA
- a CDS encoding SDR family oxidoreductase, which translates to MKNILIIGGSSAIAVACAREWVKEGANLFLAGRHETRLEAVAQDLRVRGAGSVGTYVLDVNDYPQHRPMLDACLTAMGRIDIVLLAHGTLSDQSVCERDPEATVREISTNALSTIALLTLLACTFEAQKSGSIAVISSVAGDRGRPSNYVYGTAKAAVTTFCEGLRARLFKFNVKVLTIKPGFVNTPMTAGLPLPGPLVATPERVATDIVRAIARGKDSLYTPWFWAQIMFVIRSVPDFVFKRISL; encoded by the coding sequence ATGAAAAACATTCTGATCATCGGCGGTTCCTCGGCGATTGCAGTTGCGTGCGCACGCGAGTGGGTCAAGGAAGGCGCCAACCTGTTTCTCGCCGGACGTCACGAAACCCGTCTTGAAGCCGTCGCCCAGGACCTGCGGGTGCGTGGAGCGGGCAGTGTCGGCACCTACGTGCTCGACGTCAACGATTACCCGCAGCATCGCCCGATGCTCGATGCCTGTCTGACCGCCATGGGCCGCATCGACATCGTGCTGCTGGCGCACGGCACGCTGTCCGACCAATCCGTCTGCGAACGCGATCCGGAAGCGACCGTACGCGAGATCTCGACCAACGCGCTCTCCACCATCGCCCTGCTCACGCTGCTCGCCTGCACCTTCGAAGCGCAGAAAAGCGGATCGATTGCGGTGATTTCATCCGTTGCCGGCGACCGTGGCAGGCCTTCCAACTATGTGTACGGCACCGCCAAAGCGGCCGTCACGACGTTCTGCGAAGGACTGCGCGCGCGCCTGTTCAAATTCAACGTGAAAGTGCTGACCATCAAGCCGGGTTTCGTGAACACACCGATGACCGCCGGCCTGCCGCTGCCCGGACCGCTCGTCGCCACGCCCGAACGGGTCGCCACCGACATCGTGCGCGCCATCGCGCGCGGCAAGGATTCGCTCTACACCCCGTGGTTCTGGGCGCAAATCATGTTCGTGATCCGCTCGGTGCCCGACTTCGTGTTCAAGCGGATCTCGCTGTGA
- a CDS encoding FAD-binding oxidoreductase, with the protein MSVSKLLSWGHYPYAPQASHPLAWRQSTQTALRELGTRFGTTLPFGNGRSYGDSCLAATDHVVTLRGLDRFISADWNTGVLRAEAGVTLGEVLALAVPHGWMLAVTPGTQFVTLGGALANDVHGKNHHVRGTFGRHVRRFSLLRSDSAPLECAADDNAALFCATIGGLGLTGIVEWVEIQLLKVGSSRLTVKTLPFDNLDEFLALSQVLDPAHEYGVAWIDCLSSGASLGRGIYMSADHAADGHYSSHARRVRRVPFALPWSPVNRVTLKAFNALYYRRQAARAGTAEVDYADYFYPLDSLLEWNRMYGRLGFQQYQFVVPETAARDALRAFLQTIASSGSGSFLAVLKRCGTLASPGLLSFPMPGISLALDFPQHEAKNQALFARLDAIVRDAGGRLYPAKDAHMSGADFRAAYPAWQAIEQLRDPALMSRFWQRTTQQ; encoded by the coding sequence ATGAGCGTCTCCAAGCTCCTCTCGTGGGGCCACTACCCTTACGCCCCCCAGGCGAGCCATCCGCTGGCGTGGCGCCAAAGCACGCAGACGGCATTGCGCGAACTGGGCACGCGCTTCGGCACGACCTTGCCGTTCGGCAACGGCCGCAGCTACGGCGACAGTTGCCTCGCCGCGACTGACCACGTGGTCACGCTGCGCGGTCTCGATCGCTTCATCAGCGCCGACTGGAACACGGGCGTGCTGCGTGCCGAAGCGGGTGTGACGCTGGGCGAAGTGCTGGCGCTCGCGGTCCCGCACGGCTGGATGCTGGCGGTCACGCCCGGCACCCAGTTCGTGACTTTGGGCGGCGCGCTGGCGAACGACGTGCATGGCAAGAACCATCATGTGCGGGGGACTTTCGGGCGACATGTGCGGCGTTTTTCGCTGCTGCGCTCAGACTCGGCGCCGCTCGAATGCGCCGCCGATGACAACGCCGCGCTGTTTTGCGCGACGATCGGCGGCCTGGGGCTCACCGGCATCGTCGAGTGGGTCGAAATACAGTTGCTGAAGGTCGGCTCGAGCCGCCTCACGGTCAAGACGCTGCCGTTCGACAACCTCGACGAATTCCTTGCGCTCTCGCAGGTACTCGATCCGGCCCACGAATACGGGGTGGCGTGGATCGATTGCCTCAGCAGCGGCGCCTCGCTCGGACGCGGCATTTATATGTCGGCGGATCACGCGGCCGACGGCCACTATTCCAGCCACGCACGGCGCGTGCGGCGGGTGCCGTTCGCGCTGCCGTGGTCGCCCGTGAACCGGGTCACGCTGAAGGCATTCAACGCCCTCTACTATCGCCGCCAGGCGGCCCGGGCAGGCACCGCCGAGGTGGACTACGCGGACTACTTCTATCCGCTCGACAGCCTGCTCGAATGGAACAGGATGTATGGCCGCCTCGGTTTCCAGCAATACCAGTTCGTGGTGCCGGAGACGGCGGCGCGCGATGCCTTGCGCGCTTTCCTGCAGACGATTGCGTCGAGCGGTTCCGGTTCGTTTCTCGCCGTACTCAAGCGCTGCGGCACGCTGGCTTCGCCGGGACTGCTGTCATTCCCGATGCCGGGCATCTCGCTCGCGCTCGATTTTCCCCAACACGAAGCGAAGAACCAGGCGCTGTTCGCGAGGCTCGACGCGATCGTGCGCGACGCAGGCGGTCGTCTCTATCCTGCCAAGGACGCCCATATGAGCGGCGCGGATTTTCGCGCCGCCTATCCGGCGTGGCAGGCAATCGAACAACTTCGCGACCCCGCTTTGATGTCGCGTTTCTGGCAACGGACCACACAGCAATGA
- a CDS encoding glycosyltransferase family 4 protein: protein MSILFVDQSGQLGGAEFSLLPLAVTWAARREVLLLSDGPFRTRLESLGVPVRVACDTRVSGIRKRAVHVNWLMALPGIVRQIRTIARHAESFDVLFLNTQKALVLGALGKPLHRKRIIWHLHDIMSGDHFGPLQRLIVRWLTRYAVDHVVANSHASAASLVALTGCAPEAVPVVHNGVDLNEFSHVDDADTGALRRRLGLPEDVYLAGLFGRLAPWKGQHIALAALARLPDLHLVLVGSALFGEQAYVASLREQAARLGVEDRLIFAGFRDDMPAWMKAVDVILHTSTEPEPFGRVIIEGMAAGRPVIAASAGGVTEIVRHRKNGWLVPPGNVEALADAIETLHAAPELAQRLADQALIDVSRQFSVEAYLEQMKRTIALATGVAAITNAASPASA, encoded by the coding sequence GTGAGCATCCTGTTCGTGGACCAGAGCGGTCAACTCGGGGGCGCCGAATTTTCGCTGTTGCCGCTGGCCGTCACCTGGGCCGCCCGCCGCGAAGTCCTGTTGCTTTCCGATGGACCGTTTCGCACGCGGCTCGAATCGCTCGGCGTACCGGTTCGGGTCGCCTGCGACACGCGCGTTTCCGGGATCAGAAAACGGGCAGTGCATGTGAACTGGCTGATGGCGCTGCCGGGTATCGTGCGGCAAATCCGCACCATTGCGCGGCATGCCGAGTCGTTCGACGTGCTGTTTCTCAACACGCAGAAGGCGCTCGTGCTCGGTGCGCTCGGCAAGCCGCTGCACCGCAAGCGGATCATCTGGCATCTGCACGACATCATGTCGGGCGATCACTTCGGGCCGTTGCAACGGCTCATCGTCAGGTGGCTCACGCGCTATGCGGTCGATCACGTCGTCGCCAATTCGCATGCTTCGGCGGCCTCGCTCGTTGCGCTCACCGGCTGCGCGCCGGAAGCCGTGCCGGTCGTGCATAACGGCGTCGATCTGAACGAGTTCAGCCACGTCGACGATGCCGATACCGGCGCGCTGCGCCGCCGCCTCGGACTGCCCGAGGATGTCTACCTGGCCGGCCTGTTTGGCCGCCTCGCGCCGTGGAAAGGCCAGCACATCGCGCTCGCGGCCCTCGCCCGGCTGCCCGACCTGCATCTGGTGCTGGTCGGCTCGGCGCTGTTCGGCGAACAGGCCTATGTGGCATCGCTGCGCGAGCAGGCCGCGCGCCTCGGCGTCGAAGACCGCCTGATCTTCGCCGGCTTTCGCGACGATATGCCGGCGTGGATGAAAGCGGTCGACGTGATCCTGCATACCTCCACCGAGCCGGAGCCGTTCGGGCGCGTGATCATCGAAGGCATGGCCGCGGGCCGGCCGGTGATCGCCGCATCCGCCGGCGGCGTGACGGAGATCGTGCGGCATCGCAAGAACGGCTGGCTGGTGCCGCCTGGCAATGTCGAGGCGCTCGCCGATGCGATCGAAACGCTGCACGCCGCGCCCGAACTCGCCCAGCGCCTCGCGGATCAGGCCCTGATCGACGTCAGCCGCCAGTTCTCGGTCGAGGCTTACCTCGAGCAGATGAAGCGGACCATCGCGCTCGCCACCGGCGTCGCGGCCATCACGAACGCCGCCAGTCCGGCCAGCGCCTGA
- a CDS encoding glycosyltransferase family 4 protein — protein MGRQAASLPAGAGTPSVLFVDQSGQLGGAEVCLLPLAATWAARREVLLLSDGPFRARLESLDVPVRLACDARVSGIKKQAARLSWLMALPGIVRQVRTIATHAESFDVLFLNTQKALVLGALGKPLHRKRIIWHLHDIVSGDHFGPLQRFIVKWLARYAVDQVVANSHASAASLVALTGCEPADVPVVHNGVDLDEFSRADNDDRGALRRRLGLPEHVYLAGLFGRLAPWKGQHIAVDALARLPGLHLVLVGSALFGEQAYVESLREQAARLGVADRLIFAGFRDDMPAWMKAVDVILHTSTEPEPFGRVIIEGMAAGRPVIATSAGGVREIVRHRKNGWLVAPGDAEALAEAIETLHAMPEFAQQLAAQALVDVKQHFSVDVYLEQMTQTIADATR, from the coding sequence ATGGGTAGACAGGCCGCCAGTCTGCCGGCCGGGGCCGGGACGCCGAGCGTCCTGTTTGTCGACCAGAGCGGCCAGCTCGGCGGCGCGGAAGTCTGTCTGTTGCCGCTCGCCGCGACGTGGGCCGCACGCCGCGAAGTGCTGCTGCTTTCCGATGGGCCATTTCGCGCGCGGCTTGAATCGCTCGACGTGCCGGTGCGGCTCGCGTGCGACGCGCGCGTCTCCGGCATCAAGAAGCAGGCGGCTCGCCTCAGTTGGCTGATGGCGCTGCCGGGCATCGTCCGGCAGGTTCGCACGATCGCGACCCATGCCGAATCGTTCGACGTGCTGTTTCTCAATACGCAGAAGGCGCTCGTGCTCGGCGCCCTCGGCAAGCCGCTGCACCGCAAGCGGATCATCTGGCATCTGCACGACATCGTGTCGGGCGATCACTTCGGGCCGCTGCAGCGCTTTATCGTCAAGTGGCTCGCGCGCTACGCGGTCGATCAGGTGGTGGCCAACTCGCATGCTTCAGCGGCGTCGCTCGTCGCGCTCACCGGCTGCGAGCCGGCAGACGTGCCGGTGGTGCATAACGGCGTGGATCTGGACGAATTCAGCCGTGCGGACAACGACGATCGCGGCGCGCTGCGCCGCCGCCTGGGCCTGCCCGAGCACGTCTATCTGGCCGGCCTGTTCGGGCGCCTCGCGCCGTGGAAAGGTCAGCACATTGCGGTGGACGCGCTCGCACGGCTGCCCGGGCTGCACCTGGTGCTGGTGGGCTCGGCGCTGTTCGGCGAGCAAGCCTACGTCGAGTCGCTGCGCGAGCAGGCCGCGCGCCTGGGCGTCGCAGACCGCCTGATCTTCGCCGGCTTTCGCGACGACATGCCGGCCTGGATGAAAGCGGTGGACGTGATCCTGCATACGTCGACGGAGCCGGAGCCCTTTGGCCGCGTGATCATCGAGGGGATGGCCGCGGGCCGGCCGGTGATTGCGACGTCGGCCGGCGGCGTGAGGGAGATCGTGCGGCATCGCAAGAACGGCTGGCTGGTGGCGCCGGGCGATGCCGAGGCGCTGGCCGAGGCCATCGAAACGCTGCATGCGATGCCCGAGTTCGCACAACAGCTCGCCGCTCAGGCGCTGGTGGATGTGAAGCAGCATTTTTCCGTCGACGTCTATCTCGAGCAGATGACGCAGACCATTGCGGACGCGACCCGTTGA
- a CDS encoding acyltransferase family protein — MAPAINKHCDTLDLIRALAAAAVCVSHIRALLFVDYRAGLHLGLIGQAFYFLSNYGHTAVTVFFVLSGYFVGGTVIRQVAAGTWSWQRYLGERLSRLWIVLIPALILTLFWDRMGLATIGGPFYLGTEGNFDQRVNVAAQLGHATLFCNVAFLQTLYCGTYGSNGPLWSLANEFWYYLWFPACYVLVGRRRMLQGLVVLGLALGSMVLFQPLLNGFVLWLLGALIAWIEKRIPRRAWRSRYPVSTWVSGVLFLVALAATRWQKEWADEWTVGFACFAFIACVLREDVRLRSPRLSRLAIAFSGFSYSLYLTHFPFVLFLIATMIGHRIQPDGYGALVFIALLAACYVYAYAVYFLFERNTRRVQRLIQQFHPFGTKPEAETAGRVGS, encoded by the coding sequence ATGGCGCCGGCCATCAACAAGCACTGCGACACACTTGACCTGATCCGCGCGCTGGCTGCCGCCGCGGTGTGCGTGAGCCATATTCGCGCGCTGCTGTTCGTCGATTACCGCGCCGGCCTGCACCTCGGGCTGATCGGCCAGGCCTTCTATTTCCTCAGCAACTACGGCCACACCGCTGTGACGGTGTTCTTTGTGCTGAGCGGCTATTTCGTCGGCGGCACGGTGATACGCCAGGTGGCGGCGGGGACGTGGAGCTGGCAGCGCTATCTGGGCGAACGGCTTTCGCGGCTCTGGATCGTGCTGATCCCGGCGCTGATCTTGACCCTGTTCTGGGACCGGATGGGACTCGCGACCATAGGCGGTCCGTTTTATCTGGGCACCGAGGGTAATTTCGATCAACGCGTCAACGTCGCGGCGCAGCTCGGACATGCCACGCTGTTTTGCAACGTCGCGTTTCTGCAGACGCTTTACTGCGGCACATACGGATCGAATGGTCCCTTGTGGAGCCTCGCCAACGAGTTCTGGTACTACCTCTGGTTTCCCGCCTGCTATGTGCTGGTCGGACGGCGGCGCATGCTGCAGGGACTGGTCGTGCTCGGTCTGGCGCTGGGTTCGATGGTGTTGTTTCAGCCGCTGCTGAACGGTTTCGTGCTTTGGCTGCTCGGCGCGCTGATTGCCTGGATCGAAAAGCGCATACCCCGGCGCGCATGGCGAAGCCGCTATCCGGTGTCGACGTGGGTCAGCGGCGTGCTGTTCCTGGTTGCGCTCGCGGCGACCCGTTGGCAGAAGGAATGGGCTGACGAATGGACGGTCGGTTTTGCCTGCTTCGCTTTTATCGCCTGCGTCCTGCGCGAGGACGTGCGCCTGCGTTCGCCCAGGCTGTCGCGGCTCGCGATCGCGTTCTCCGGGTTTTCCTATTCGCTGTATCTGACGCACTTTCCGTTCGTGCTGTTTCTTATCGCCACCATGATCGGGCATCGCATCCAGCCCGACGGCTACGGTGCGCTTGTTTTCATCGCCTTGCTGGCCGCCTGTTATGTCTACGCGTATGCGGTGTACTTCCTGTTCGAGCGCAACACGCGGCGCGTGCAACGGCTGATCCAGCAGTTTCATCCGTTCGGGACGAAGCCGGAAGCGGAGACGGCCGGGCGGGTGGGAAGCTGA
- a CDS encoding polysaccharide biosynthesis tyrosine autokinase, which translates to MSTYDMPEFSPASGNDEDEVMRDLVRMVVEQIWWVIGIAATVLLAAVIYAHVATRIYSADAMLQIDPSSPGSSAVSTIASLSSGGTSTIRTDAEIEIIKSRAVVEPVVEQFKLNFGTAANVMPYLGRVSRLFAHPGHPLPAWFGMRSYAWGGEEFNVDSISVPKSLEGVQMTLRALGDGRYELLDPATQQPILTGKAGTLAEANGVSILVTKLVARAGTEFFVTRANQLDAVMGLAGGLQVVEKSHDTGIVQLSYMGGDPKAITAITNAVAQSYLRQRTERAQEEASKMLTFLNSELPRLRDDLKRSETALSEYQARVGSFQPTQEASVYLSGGLEYEKQIAGLRIARAQLLQRFMADSPEVATVDAQLAALSAEKTRFEDHFKTLPGSEREAVSLQRDAKVAEEIYVALLNKTQELSITRAGTIGNVHIVDEALVPSAPVSPKSGLIISAGALLGIIAGVGFAFCRRTFFTGVADPEMIERRFQLPIFGSIPISAEQSRGDRLIASLRHPALPSGTQRMSGVLASGPASLGRLLGLRAAPAPAPAPVRQGAQTVMPAPYAATRSLLAKTHPFDTSVEGLRGLRATLQFGLIEVPNRVIAFTSPAPADGKSFLCANLAALFAESGKRVLLIDADLRRGRLAHYFGRSPNGGLTELLTGQVDLETAARATGVDGLHFIAAGAYPPNPSEILTSHRFSEILRRFSQEFDLVIVDTPPLLAVADAAIIANIAGATVLVMRAGAHTERHISEALKKLRRARAHVIGGVMNAVSVKHNGRYGTYDYAYAYTYETADPLDPR; encoded by the coding sequence ATGAGTACCTATGACATGCCTGAATTCTCGCCCGCGTCCGGTAACGACGAAGACGAGGTGATGCGCGACCTGGTGCGCATGGTGGTCGAACAGATCTGGTGGGTAATCGGCATTGCGGCCACGGTGCTGCTCGCCGCGGTGATCTACGCGCATGTGGCGACACGCATCTATTCGGCCGATGCGATGCTGCAGATCGATCCGTCGTCGCCGGGTTCGTCCGCCGTCTCGACGATCGCTTCGCTCTCGTCCGGCGGCACCAGCACCATCCGCACCGACGCCGAAATCGAAATCATCAAGAGCCGCGCCGTGGTCGAGCCGGTCGTCGAGCAGTTCAAGCTCAACTTCGGCACGGCGGCCAACGTCATGCCGTATCTCGGGCGCGTCTCGCGGCTCTTTGCCCATCCCGGCCACCCGCTTCCGGCCTGGTTCGGCATGCGCTCGTACGCCTGGGGCGGCGAAGAGTTCAACGTCGATTCCATCAGCGTGCCAAAGTCTCTGGAAGGCGTGCAAATGACGCTGCGCGCGCTCGGCGACGGACGCTACGAACTGCTCGACCCCGCCACCCAGCAGCCGATCCTGACCGGCAAGGCGGGCACGCTCGCCGAAGCCAATGGCGTGTCGATCCTGGTGACGAAACTGGTCGCCCGTGCCGGCACGGAATTTTTCGTCACGCGCGCCAACCAGCTCGACGCCGTCATGGGTCTGGCCGGCGGTCTGCAAGTGGTCGAAAAGAGCCACGACACCGGCATCGTGCAACTCTCGTACATGGGCGGGGATCCCAAGGCCATCACCGCGATCACCAACGCGGTGGCGCAGTCGTACCTGCGCCAGCGCACCGAGCGCGCCCAGGAAGAAGCGAGCAAGATGCTGACCTTCCTGAACAGCGAGTTGCCGCGTCTGCGCGACGACCTGAAGCGCTCGGAAACGGCGCTCTCGGAGTATCAGGCCCGCGTGGGTTCGTTCCAGCCGACTCAGGAAGCCTCGGTTTACCTGTCGGGCGGACTCGAGTACGAAAAGCAGATTGCCGGACTGCGCATCGCGCGCGCGCAATTGCTGCAACGTTTTATGGCCGATAGTCCCGAGGTCGCCACCGTCGATGCGCAGCTCGCCGCGCTGAGCGCGGAGAAGACCCGCTTCGAAGACCATTTCAAGACCTTGCCGGGTTCGGAACGCGAAGCCGTTTCGCTGCAACGCGACGCCAAGGTGGCGGAAGAAATCTATGTGGCACTGCTGAACAAGACCCAGGAACTGTCGATTACGCGTGCCGGGACGATCGGCAACGTGCACATCGTCGACGAGGCGCTGGTGCCTTCCGCTCCGGTCAGCCCGAAAAGCGGCCTGATCATTTCGGCGGGTGCGCTGCTCGGCATCATCGCGGGCGTCGGTTTCGCCTTTTGCCGCCGCACCTTTTTCACCGGCGTGGCCGATCCGGAAATGATCGAACGCCGCTTTCAGTTGCCGATCTTCGGCTCCATTCCGATCAGCGCCGAGCAGTCGCGCGGCGACCGGCTCATCGCCAGCCTGCGGCACCCGGCGTTGCCGAGCGGCACACAGCGCATGAGCGGCGTGCTGGCGAGCGGGCCAGCGAGCCTCGGCAGGTTGCTCGGTCTGCGCGCGGCGCCCGCTCCTGCGCCGGCGCCGGTGCGCCAGGGTGCGCAAACGGTGATGCCGGCCCCGTACGCGGCGACCCGTTCGCTGCTCGCGAAGACTCATCCGTTCGATACGTCCGTCGAAGGCTTGCGCGGGTTGCGCGCCACCTTGCAGTTCGGCCTGATCGAAGTGCCGAACCGCGTCATCGCGTTCACCAGCCCCGCGCCGGCCGACGGCAAGAGCTTCCTGTGCGCCAATCTTGCCGCGCTGTTTGCGGAATCGGGCAAGCGGGTGCTGCTGATCGACGCCGATCTGCGCCGCGGCCGGCTCGCTCACTACTTCGGCCGCTCGCCGAACGGCGGCCTGACCGAACTGCTGACCGGACAGGTCGATCTGGAAACGGCGGCGCGCGCCACCGGTGTCGACGGACTGCACTTCATCGCCGCCGGCGCCTATCCGCCCAACCCGTCGGAGATTCTCACCTCGCATCGCTTCAGCGAGATCCTGCGCCGCTTTTCGCAGGAGTTCGATCTGGTCATCGTGGACACGCCCCCTCTGCTGGCCGTCGCCGATGCGGCGATCATCGCCAACATCGCCGGCGCGACCGTGCTGGTGATGCGCGCGGGGGCACATACGGAACGTCATATCAGCGAGGCGCTCAAGAAGCTGCGCCGGGCGCGGGCGCATGTGATCGGCGGCGTGATGAATGCGGTGTCCGTCAAGCACAACGGCCGCTATGGGACCTACGATTACGCCTACGCTTATACGTACGAGACCGCCGATCCGCTCGACCCGAGGTAG
- a CDS encoding polysaccharide biosynthesis/export family protein, with protein sequence MISRTIVTGLAVVSLCLFSACSFTPGGFLDTTNLQENKDAEPVATTVQVQPINAGYFSRTSLQATPAATCPLTCLTPKTRAQYEYRIGPGDLLQVIVWDHPELTSPGGGTGSAGTPPLPALSGGGSEGSGNSIAASPSTSPAATGGGEPGGLTLRVAANGTVFFPRVGRIKVEGMTAEQVQRRLTAGLAKTIRGPQLDVSVTGFNSKAVQVLGDVHAPQAQAITAVPLTIIDALNRAGGANADADLQNVGLTRNGQRYPINVASILESGNVLQNVVLNDGDIIDVPDRTNSRVFVLGEISHPSIVPMNRGRLTLADALTSAGSIDSHTSDPHVIYVIRGIDPEAGANGQVTTKLTTPDVYRLDMTQVDALMLMTKFELQARDVIYVQIASSARFNRLLDLITPSLQTLFFTKQLAP encoded by the coding sequence ATGATATCCAGAACGATAGTAACGGGGCTTGCGGTTGTGTCGTTGTGTCTCTTCTCGGCGTGTTCGTTTACGCCGGGCGGCTTTCTCGACACCACCAATCTGCAGGAAAACAAGGACGCCGAACCGGTTGCCACAACGGTTCAGGTGCAGCCGATCAACGCGGGGTATTTCAGCCGGACGTCGCTGCAAGCCACGCCCGCGGCAACCTGTCCGCTCACCTGTCTCACGCCGAAAACGCGCGCGCAATACGAGTATCGGATCGGTCCGGGCGACCTGTTGCAGGTGATCGTCTGGGATCACCCCGAGCTGACCTCGCCAGGCGGCGGGACCGGCAGTGCCGGTACGCCGCCGTTGCCCGCCCTGTCCGGCGGCGGCAGCGAAGGCAGCGGCAATTCCATCGCCGCGTCGCCGTCCACCAGCCCGGCCGCCACCGGCGGCGGCGAGCCCGGCGGCCTGACGCTGCGCGTCGCCGCCAACGGCACGGTGTTTTTCCCGCGCGTCGGACGGATCAAGGTGGAGGGCATGACGGCCGAGCAGGTGCAAAGGCGCCTCACCGCCGGTCTGGCCAAAACCATCCGCGGCCCGCAACTCGACGTCAGCGTGACCGGCTTCAACAGCAAGGCGGTGCAGGTGCTGGGCGACGTGCACGCGCCGCAGGCCCAGGCGATCACCGCGGTGCCGCTGACGATCATCGACGCGCTCAATCGCGCCGGCGGCGCCAATGCGGACGCCGACCTGCAGAATGTCGGCCTCACGCGCAACGGCCAGCGTTACCCGATCAACGTCGCCTCGATTCTGGAATCCGGCAACGTGCTGCAAAACGTCGTGCTCAACGACGGCGACATCATCGACGTGCCGGATCGCACCAACAGCCGCGTGTTCGTGCTCGGCGAGATCTCGCATCCGTCGATCGTGCCGATGAACCGCGGCAGGCTGACCCTCGCCGATGCGCTGACGAGCGCGGGCAGCATCGACAGCCACACGTCCGACCCGCACGTCATCTACGTGATTCGCGGCATCGATCCGGAGGCCGGCGCCAATGGCCAGGTGACCACCAAACTGACCACCCCCGACGTGTACCGGCTCGACATGACCCAGGTCGACGCGCTGATGCTGATGACCAAGTTCGAGTTGCAGGCGCGCGACGTGATCTATGTGCAGATCGCCAGCTCCGCCCGCTTTAACCGCCTGCTCGATCTGATCACGCCGTCGCTGCAGACGCTGTTCTTCACCAAGCAACTGGCTCCTTAA
- a CDS encoding glycosyltransferase family 2 protein, producing MNEAPRLSVIVPTYRRPADLARCLAALDAQLRPADEVIVVARPEDAATHALLRERLQNAGSEALRVAFVGTPGVVAAYNCGLETAQGDIVCFTDDDAAPHPDWTQRLIDGLARRPDAGGIGGRDIVHEKGAILAGANGRVGLVRWYGRAIGNHHIGCGEPRPVHVLKGVNMAFRRAAVAGLRFDERLRGTGAQVHCEMQFSLDVVRRGWILIYDPSILVEHYPAPRGDEDQRFIFNYAAFYNASFNLRLIMREHLSLPGRCAFVVYATLIGTRADPGLARALTLAIGGAGPALALRQWWIGIRAMRGAWQEAKR from the coding sequence GTGAACGAGGCGCCACGCCTTTCAGTCATCGTTCCGACCTACCGCCGGCCGGCGGATCTCGCGCGCTGCCTTGCAGCGCTCGATGCACAACTGCGTCCGGCCGACGAAGTGATCGTCGTCGCGCGTCCCGAGGACGCCGCGACCCATGCGCTGCTGCGTGAACGTCTGCAGAACGCCGGCAGCGAGGCGTTGCGGGTCGCGTTCGTCGGCACGCCGGGCGTGGTCGCGGCCTACAACTGCGGGCTTGAAACGGCGCAAGGCGACATTGTCTGCTTCACCGACGACGACGCCGCGCCGCATCCCGACTGGACGCAGCGCCTCATCGACGGGCTTGCCCGCCGGCCCGACGCGGGCGGCATCGGCGGACGCGACATCGTGCACGAAAAAGGCGCGATCCTCGCCGGCGCGAACGGCCGCGTGGGACTCGTGCGCTGGTATGGACGCGCCATCGGCAATCATCACATCGGCTGCGGCGAGCCGCGTCCGGTGCACGTGCTGAAAGGCGTCAACATGGCATTCAGGCGCGCGGCCGTAGCGGGCCTGCGCTTTGACGAAAGACTGCGCGGTACCGGCGCGCAGGTGCATTGCGAAATGCAGTTCAGCCTCGACGTCGTGAGGCGCGGCTGGATCCTGATCTACGACCCGTCGATACTCGTCGAGCATTATCCGGCGCCGCGCGGCGACGAAGACCAACGCTTCATTTTCAACTATGCCGCGTTCTATAACGCGTCGTTCAACCTGCGGCTCATCATGCGCGAACACCTGTCCCTGCCAGGACGGTGCGCGTTCGTCGTCTATGCAACGCTGATCGGCACACGCGCGGACCCGGGGTTGGCCCGCGCGCTGACGCTTGCGATCGGCGGCGCCGGACCGGCGCTCGCCCTTCGCCAGTGGTGGATCGGCATTCGCGCGATGCGCGGTGCGTGGCAGGAAGCAAAACGCTGA